In Cryptomeria japonica chromosome 5, Sugi_1.0, whole genome shotgun sequence, the genomic window AAAATTCTTATACCAATTTATCTAATATCCATGGTTTAAAACTAATATGATGATTTATCATTGTGCAGGCTCGACCCACCCTTACTCGAGCACTTGAAGATGGCAATGTTGATAATTTGTTGATTGCCAGTTGCGAAACTATAATTCAAATGAGATGATGCATCTGGATGCACGTGCAGCCTCTTCGCATAGCTATGTTATCTACTTCTAATGGGATAAAATTTGTCAAGCTTTGAATTATATTTTGTGTACAACATGCTTGTATTTCAATTTTTTGAGTGCCTAGTCTAAAAGTAGCCATTTTTTCCAGATAGTTCGAGCCTTGGAAGGTGATGTTTCTCTTGATGATCTAAATGAGGGAGTGAAGCCAGGGCACAGTACTGTGTATGGATCATATGGAAGCACAGACTATGATTTCAGCCAATATCTTTTTAAAGCTTTTCATTAATTTGGCTTATTCTGTAAAATTGTAAGCAGAGCATTTTAATTGGATGTCTAAAATTTCCCAGATCTCATCGACTTGATTAAAGAACATTGTGAAAAAGACTGCGGTGTCGCTGTATTTGCCTCATTGACAGCGTGAATGTTTGATAGTCTTGGAAAATTGTGACAGAAAATTATATCGAAGCTCTTTTTTTTGCATTGGTTAATTCAGCAAACAGAGAGGACAATGCAGGCTTTTATTGGAATTTGTCTTCCTCCAAATGGTCTTCATGTTAGAATGTCACACCCAACTTGTCAAAGAATTGTGATACTTATGTATTCATATGTTGTCCATGTATGGTTTTTCAGTGTCCTCAATAATCTTGACTGCTCCTCTATTAAGAGCACTGTCATTTGCCTCTGCAATTTATCTAATTGTAGTTACAGTCACAATGAGTGTTCCCTTTTTGTCCATAAGGGTAATGGGAACTTTTCGGTAAGGATATTTCAAGTGCATGGTCCATTGTGCTTCCCACTTTCTCTACTACCCTTTATTTCATCCAAATCTATTTGCTACCTCTTTTCTTTCTAATTCAAGGAGATTTATCATTTGTATGGGTAGGTATTTGGCTCCTGAATATGCTTCAAGTGGTAAATTGATAGACAAATCAGATGTTTTCTCATTTGGTGTCATGCTCCCTGAGTTGATTACTGGTCGTAGGCCAGTCGATACAACTCCATTTGCTAAAGATAGTACGGTAGATTGGGTTAGTACAATATCTGTGATTATAATGCATAATGTGGCACTATTACTGACAAAAATCTTATACCAATTTATCTAATATCCATAGTTTAAAACTGATATGAGGATTTATCATTGTGCATGCTCGACCCACCCTTACTCGAGCACTTGAAGATGACAATGTTGATAATTTGTTGATTGCCAGTTGCGAAACTATAATTCAAATGAGATGATGCATCTGGATGCACGTGCAGCCTCTTGGCATAGCTATGTTATCTACTTCTAATGGGATAAAATTTGTCAAGCTTTGAAATATTTTGTGTACAACATACTTGTATTTCAATTTTTTGAGTGCCTAGTCTAAAAGTAGCCATTTTTTCCAGATAGTTCGAGCCTTGGAAGGTGATGTTTCTCTTGATGATCTAAATGAGGAAGTGAAGCCAGGGTACAGTACTGTGTATGGATCATATGGAAGCATAGACTATGATTTCAGCCAATATCTTTTTAAAGCTTTTCATTAATTTGGCTTATTCTGTAAAATTGTAAGCAGAGCATTTTAATTGGATGTCTAAAATTTCCTAGATCTCATCGACTTGATTAAAGAACATTGTGAAAAAGACTGCATTGTCGCTGTATTTGCCTCACTGACAGCATGAATGTTTGATAGTCTTAGAAAATTGTGACAAAATTGTATCGAAGCTCTTTTTTTGCATTGGTTAATTCAGCAAACAGAGAGGACAATGCAGGCTTTTACTGGAATTTGTCTTCCTCCAAATGGTCTTCATGTTAGAATGTCACACCCAACTTGTCAAAGAATTGTGATACTTATGTATTCATATGTTGTCCATGTATGGTTTTTCACTGTCCTCAATAAATGGTCTTCATGTTAGATGTCACACCCAACTTGTCAAAGAATTGTGATACTTATGCATTCATATGTTGTCAATGTATGGTTTTTCACTGTCCTCAATAATCTTGACTGTCCTCTATTAAGAGCACTGTCATTTGCCTCTGCAATTTATCTAATTGTAGTCACAGTCACAATGAGTGTTCCCTTTTTGTATTTCCTCGTATGTGCTAAGAATTAGTTGTTTGCATCATATGTGTTTTAGTTATCTGAAAAAGAATGTGAATCACCTAGAGGAAACCTTATAACTAAAATTTCTGCCTCATTCTAAAcctgaaaatttcatttttcctcCCGCTTAACACTCCCTTTTTGTATTTTCTCTTATGTGCTAAGAATTAGTTGTTTGCATCATATGTGTTTTAGTTATCTGAAAAAGAATGTGAATCACCTAGAGGAAAGCTTGTAACTAAAATTTCTGCCTCATTCTAAACCTGAAAATTTCTTTTTCCTCCCGCTTACTATACTTTCCTAGAACAAATCTTCCATTCTTTACAAAAAGGCAGGGACTACAGCTACATCGCAGCTCTTGTTTTCTATCGTTGTAAGTTACGCAATATCTTTACGCTCTCCTATTTTTGGGAGATTTCACCGTAGTCTTCGTGTTTATCATGAGGAGATTGCATTGTGTGTTAGTATGAAGTCTCTATGAGGAGATTGCATTGTGTGTTAGTATGAAGTCTCTATTTTTCTTGCTTATACCGCAAAGGTAAAGTGGTAGTCATATTAGAAAAATACCGCAAAGGTAAAGTGGTAGTCATATAATAATAAAGGCAGTTTGTAAACTTACATAAGTTTGAGCATATGAAGTCTCTATTTTTCTTGCTTTATACCGCAAAGGTAAAGTGGTAGTCATATAAAGGGAGTTTGTAAACTTACATAAGTTTGAGCATATGAAGTCTCTATTTTTCTTGCTTTATACCGCAAAGGTAAAGTGGTAGTCATATAATAATAAAGGGAGTTTGTAAACTTACATAAGTTTGAGCATATGAACTACAAATTACACAAGAAGATATCAAGTTGGCTAGTTAAAGGCAGAACTCCATCGAGAAAGGCAACCTAAACAAGAAAAGTATTCATATGAGAGATATAGATAattatgatgatgatgtgaatgtTGTTCTTCATACTCTTGAGAAGAAGATGATAAGAAGATATCAAGTTGGCTAGTTAAAGGCAAAACTCCATCGAGAAAGGCAACCTAAACAAGAAAAGTATTCATATGAGAGATATAGATAattatgatgatgatgtgaatgtTGTTCTTCATACTCTTGAGAAGAAGATGATAGATGATGACAACATTGGAGTAAGGTTTGTATGATGCTTCAAAGcctataaaaatcaaaaaaatattttgatgaaaattttagtCTAGGACTTCTGTGTAAATGTAAATTGCAGTTGAGTATGTTGCAAATTTACACAATTTGAATGTATTTTCAATTATCCTAACAAAAAATATTCTAAAGTTTATGTGATTGTGTCAAATACATACATGGACAAAGTTAGAGAAAGATCAAATGACATTGAGATAGATGTGATTGTGTCAAATACATACATGGACAAGGTTAGAGAAAGATCAAATGACATTGAGATAGGTCACACATACATGGATAGAGTTAGAGAAAGAACAAATGACATTGAGATAGGTCAAGGGAGCCCAAAGATATTATATCTGTCTTTAATGGACCTACTCAAGCAAAGTTAGTTTCAAGGTTTCCAAAAATACCAATCATGATAGAAGAGCACAATATCTGTCTTTAATGGACCTACTCAAGCAAAGTTAGTTTCAAGGTTTCCAAAAATACAAATTATGATAGAAGAGCACAAATTATggtagaagagcacaagtggtgaaTAGTCAGAAGACATACAAATAAAGGTATGGTTTGAATGCTACTTGGTTAGGGTTTGCAATTTAAAAGATGCTACTTGGTTAGGGTTTGCAATTTAAAAGATACAATGTTTTTCAAGTGAGGCATGATGGTCATATAAATACTTCAAATAGAAGTTTTCTTGAGCATGATGGACAATAATAAAAGTCAAGAAGAAAGTATTAGGGACAAATAATAATGTTGTATGACTGTTATGATCACTAAAAGTGTAAATGCTTCTCATACTAAGCATACTAAGTGACATCACCATGAGAAGAGTTTCATGTCTACCAATGTCTACCATTATTATGCAAGGATTAAACAAATATTGAAGACCTTAATCTTAGTGAGTAGAAGAAAAGTATGCAATGCCAATCTAAGAAAAGTTATAAAATGTAGAAAAAAGAGTAGTTTTGGGACTCACAAGCATCATGCGCAAAGTGTCCTCAAGGTTAATAACTGTACTGGATAAAAGTTTGAGTCCATTATGACACCTTTTGAAGTAGTTACAAGGGATATTTTAAGTGCCCTTTTTCTATTTCATTGAACCCCAAAGCCTCTCCCAACTTCAAAAGTAAAGTCCATTATGACACCTTTTGAAGTAGTTACAAGGGGTATTTTAAGTGCCCTTTTTCTATTTCATTGAACCCCAAAGCCTCTCCCAACTTCAAAAGTAAGGAAAAAGCACATGTCCCATAATTGGGGTTGTTGGTTGGTTGGACAAACCATGGAGCATCAAAGTAAAGACCAAATGATTAGATATAGGGCTAGTTTGGAGGTTGTTGATCTAGTTTCAAGTTTGTTCCAAAGATTTAGGAGGTGGTTCCAACATAATGCAAGCATTTACGAGTAGATTATCATGGGTATGGATACACTCAAAGGGAAGTTGTGAGTAGTTTATCGTAGGCATGGATACACTCAAAGGGAAGTTGTGTGACATAATGACACTTTTGGAGCACTTTAAGAGGTTTTTAGTGGCCAAAATTAGTTCTATCTGACCCATCTTAGCAATTGAAGACTTTTTCAAGCATCTAAGGACACCCATAGCCAACAAGGTAAGACACATGCCTTCTTCTCTTTATTGCACATGTTGCAAGATTTTAGGTGATGAATGTGGACTACAAAATCACACTTACGACTCAATTTTGAGttagttctttctttcttttttcaaaaGTATTGTAGCTTTAAAGCTCTTTCTAACAGAAACACAATCTTGCAACATAAAAGCCCAGTCACCTTGTGACTGAAATAATAGATGTAGTtttcatttttcaagaaaatgtcaaGTATTTTCTAGAGCATATTATTGTATTAACACCTTTTTCATGAATGAAAGTTCATATCTATTGCCTTTAGAAGCCTTTTCTTTGTGTGTACTATTGTAATTGATGCATAGTTTATGTGGTTTCTCATGAAGTCCTTAAGTAAATGTTTCATTTGCAACCTTAGAATAGCAAAACACATATATTCATGCAGGTTGTTAGTTGTGCAGTGTAATAAACCAACCTTTTAATTATGAAAACTCTTGTTTCCTTTCAAAGATTGCacaaaaaataaatccttcttgtAAAATATTGTAAAATATTGATGTATGAATGTATTTAATACCTTTAGTTGTGCAAAACACCATTTGAATAGTTGAAACTTGTGTGTCAAAATAATGATATAAGTTTAAGTAACAATTAGGTGCATTCTTTTGCAACTTTTAAGGCTTAGTTGTATAACTATATTTTCTAATGTTTATATTCTTTCAATAAGTGGAATATTGAATTCTTAtcctaatatatatttttttaatttcttcttcttcttcttcttcttctagatttcCTTGTTATGCTCTCAAACATAGGTTGTCATAGAAAACTAATGAATTTAGCTTCATTTGGatcaaattaattttcaaattaacAATTTCCAAAACAATCTTCACAAATGGAGTAGAAGAACTACAAGCTTCTTGACATGTAACATTGTTGCAAGAAAATGACTTACATGGTGTGATGTGTCTTAATTAGGGGTCATCTTTTCAACACGAATACTTTGTATGCTTTCATTAGATCATAATGTGAAAGCAAAAAGAACACAAAGTACCAAGAAAGAACTAATCAATGGGTAATTGTTTGAAGGTAGAATATTACCataaaaatgagaagccaaaaccaAGAGCAAGCACACCATAATCCAAGGAGACACAAGATTTGTATAgcgaaaaaacaaagaaaaaacctCTCTAATTATGAAGATAGTATAAAGCCTAAGAAAATACAATGAGAGAAAGAGATAGTGATCTTAGCATATAAATGTTTccatagaagaaatgagaaagacaCCTCAAATATAAAGAGGTGAGAGTGGAGTTGCAAATGCAAATCCCAAGTCAAAGCATGCCATCTAGCATTCTATGTGCGTGCAAAGTGTCACAATCCTCATAAGGAGCTTGAAATCTAATATTtcacatatttgaaataaataaaatgtgTTGTAAGAACTCAAACAAGACAAAGGACTTGTAGGGATTCCTTAGGAATATTCCTACAAGTAACAAGTAAAAGAAAATTAACCTTACCGAGTAAAGATTAATtcctaacaccccccttaagatttaCTTgaggagtttacatcaaacccttcaatgggttgtaatccaagattatTACAATGATGGATAATATCTACAACTTGATCGTCACCTTTACAATATAGAAGAAAAATTTGtttgtcttcaatttttttttttctaatgaaAGGATGTTTAAGAGAAATAAGGTAGCCCCAAGTCTTCAAGCAATCTTCTTAACCATAGAGCTTCTTTGGATGCATtggtgttgtagacacctaaaacttgcacaactaattaaatgaatttatatttgtttaattagccTAATCCGTCCACtgactaaactaaggtttaatcaatatcccttttcttctaatcaaccattaatcaaattaaagatttaattaattcctcctttcttctatctaagccattttaattaaattcaacatttaattaaatatccttttttagccattttaattaaattcaatatttaattaaatatccttttTTAGCCATTTTAATTGaattcaacatttatttaaatatccccttttagctattttaattaaattcaacagttaattaaatatccccttctagccattttaatcaaattcaacatttaattaaaatcccctttccattttaattaaattcaacatttaattaaaatccccttttcccatttaattaaatttacatttaattaaaaatccctatttccctcaccccacttacatttttctacaaatgcaagttgcaccacaattttaaattaattaattatttatttgaaatcctatttatcctcacccacttgaaacctttaatggcttcccttaaagtcttcaaatctttaaaggtttccttctagagtcttcttaagtctttaatggcttcccttaaagtcttcaaacctttaaaggtttccttctagagtcttctcaaacctttaatggttttccttaaagtctttaaAACCTTTAATGActttcttctagagtcttcttaagcctttaatggtttcccacaaagtcttcaagcatctaatgctttatccccctttttctcatttaaataaattaagatttatttaaataaaatccaaaattcacattcacatttaaataaattaatatttatttaaacatcTATCCAAATgatagttgcattcattttagttgaaataaatctttttttttttgcaaaagtggtaagccattgatatatatatagaagataaccgattcaagagctcaatggagaaagaaccaagaagaaaaccctatatccttgctcaaatacaatgaacaAAGAGAAATCGGGGCTATAAGAAGGAACCCCCCAAAGATCCGAAGAGAAAGATAAGACCTACCCATAGTACAAACCTCATAGAGGCCAAAATTGAGACTAGCGGAGATAAATCCAAAAGAAACCTTAAAAACTACCCCCACAACCGGTTATCATTAAACTTGAGAAACAAAATTCTAGATGCCGAAACACTGTAGAGCTGCCACAACAGGTTACCTGTGAGCATATGTGTATACCGGTGAACTACAGAAAAAAGGATCGTTACCGGTTGTGTTATATCGAAACTTTAATAGCGGTATGCTGTCCTATTAACCGGTTCATAAGGGAGCCTCCATTACCGGAACTCAAATACCGATATGCTAGCCTATTTACCTAATCTTGCTACACATTGATCGATAAATACATTGCCAAAATTGGCCATTGAaatccatacaaagatttgaaAAGTTGTAGAAAAATGACCATCGATTTACTCGTAGAGATCCAAAAAAGGGAATAGACACGAGCTTATTCCACCATTGCTTCTGGGACCATCTCAAGTTCATCTAGCTGCTCGAAGGGCGAGGTGCTTACACAAACAACAAGCTCATGAGAAGTGGAGGCAAATTCAGCATCTCCCTGTGTTGTTACCATCACTGACAGAGAAAACTGAATGACTTGAGAGGTTGAAGGTTGATGAGGAGGGACTCGAGCATCTACATGAGGAGTACTAAGTAAGATAAGAAGTGCATTCACCTTCTGTTTAATCATGTTTGTCATCTCATGCCCAATAACTCTATGATGTCTGTCTAAAGCCCTCTGAATGTATGCAAAATTATGCAACTCCAAAGTGTTTTTAATATTGTCATAAATTGAAATAAACTCAAGCTGGTTGAGGAGGAATTGACATGGGAAGAGGCCACCAACATGTGCTTGACACTCCCAGAGGTCATACTTCTGGACTGTTAGAAGGAGTTTATTATTAGGTAGAAAAACTTCCTTAACAACTTTACTGGCAATGATCTTCAACAATGAAAGAGATTGTAACATATCTAGAGAATTTGAGAGGAAGATTGAAACTAAATGTGAAGGAAATATGAGCCTCCTTGCTTGGGGAAACAAGATTTCTTCCCCAATTAAACGTTTGATGCTCTTTCGGAATTGATAACTATGAGTGAGGCAAGCCTGCCCAAGTTGGTCATTTGAGATATGATTTGTGAATGGACGCTCCCATTCTTCCATAGAGATGTTGACTCTGAAGTTGCGCGACATATACTCCATGTGTTCTCTTTTGCAAGTGAGAAAAGTGTTGTTACTCTGCATGTCCCCTGTGTCGATAGGAAGCATTTCACACCTGCAACCCAACCCTTCCTGAAGACTGCACTAATTTGGAACCCTTAATCGAGTGCAGAGACTAAATAGGATGCAAGTAATAAATGTTGAGAACTATcgattaatgatgatgaattagcCACATGTATGTTGGATTACAGGTGTAATAAATATCTACATAACAATGACAATGAAAGTGAAAAAATCGAGTATGAGATCGATTATTGAAGATTGTGAAGGCCTAAACCATGCCTTCGCATGAGGTAATGGTGATGAGTGTGCCAAAGTTTCCATCTCTTAGCCGCCAATTAAACGAATAGTACTTGCTCGCACATGCAACCATAGAGTATGCGAGTGAGTAGAGCGAGTCGCATGATTTCCAATCTGTGAAGAATAAATAGGATTAAGGTGGCATATATTATAAAGATTAAATCATTAATGGTTTAAAACTCCTTTTCTCGTACTTGACTCGACTTTGATGATGTCATCTAATTGGGGGAGAATTTGGAATAAAACACGGTCATCTTTAGCTGAATCAACCTCTATACCATCACACCTCAAATTTGCTAGCCTGTACGCTAATTTATTCCCTTCTCTGAGCGTATGCGACAAGTGGACgtcctcaaatgaatccaatagATCCCAAACTTGAGCTAAAACATAATGAATGTGCCAATTGAAGGATTTTCTATGTCTACAAGCATTAATTATAATAGTAGAATCCCCTTCAACATGAACTTTAAAATCCATCTTCTTAGCAAGCATCAAACAAAGCAACAATGCTTGGGCTTACACCATGTTATTGGTTCCTAGGGGCAAGATTGAGGATTTGAAGGCTTTCAGGTCCCCACGATGATCTCTAATACACACTCCAACCCTTGAGTCACTTGGGTTACCTCGTGAAGAACCgtcaaaatttatttttacaaaGTTATACATAGGAGGATGCCAGACAACACGAGATCCATCAATTTTTAATGGATTGTTAGATGAAGAGCAGTTAGCAATGGCAATACAAATCAACTTCCATTTCTTAACTATATATGCATCCAATGAAGTGAAAACTAAGCTACGACTGAAATACCTTTGCACATATGTATTTACAAATTATGAGATAGATTTTTCTAAACCCTCAAGGACTTTCTCAATAGAAGaagtaatttttttgaaaattcttttaTTCCTCTCCCAACAAATTGACCACAAGACTATCGCTAGGATAATTAGCCAAATGCAAGAAAAAGGGAAGATTTGAATAGGGTTGGCTATGATTGGAACAAATCCCAGATAGAACTTGGCAAGGGCATTGAGAGTTCCAATTTATTCATAATAAAGAGCCAACATTGACAAGAAAAAGAATACTAAAGGAATAAATgatcaacattttttttttcttgaccATAAAGGACACACAAAAAAGGTTAAGCAATTTTCAACTTATCAAGTTTGTCACTAGTTAGAATCTTTTTTTGCAGAACCAACCAAGAAAAACATCCTGCTTTTGGCAAAACTATATCATTCCAACAGAATGAATATGCTCTCTGATTCTGGTGCTGGTTCACCATGTGTTGTAGAGACTTGTATCCATACTTAATTGAGTAATTACCTTCTTTGGATGGAGCCCAAATGATTTTATCCTCCTTATTTGACAAGAAAGCTATTCTCTGGGATAAGGCTTGCTGCACTATTCTCTTATGATTGTCATCAACAAGAATCTCTGAAAAATCTTTCCAAATTACTTTCCTTGAATGTAATTCAACACACTAACATAATCAATTGATTTATCACCCCAAGCACTAATGACAATTGGAATTACATCCTGCAAATGTTACAACTGATATAATGGGATATATACATTCCAAGAGTCATTTTGAAAATGTATTGATTCTCCATTATGCACTTGCCAGGAGATATATGAAGTTATCACTTCCCTAGAGGACAtcatgaaattccacataacagACCCTTTCAGAGGGTTAGAGATAGTGAGAATTCTAATGGGGTTAGTTGAGTCCAAGTATTTAGCTTGCATTATTTGGCACCATTTTGTGTTGGGCTTAGAATACATTTTCCACACCAATTTTCCTCCAAAAGCTATATTGCGCTTAGTGACATCCTAAAGACCTACCCCTTCCGATTGCTTTTCAATGGCCATGTTACTAAGAGAAACTAGGGGGATCTTCTTCTCTTGAGATAGATTACCTTTCCAAAGGAAGTTCCTAATGATTTTCTCACTCTGAGTGATGAATGATTTAGGAGCTTTAAGAACGGATATGTAATAATTCGGTATGGCAGTCAGGACAATTTTTATGAGGAGGATGCGACTTGAAAGAGAAAGCCACCAAACTTTCCAAGTTGAGACTCTATCTTTAATCCTTTCAATAACATTTTTCCAATAGGAAGCCCTGTTTGGCCCCAAGAAAAAAGGAATGCCTATATATGTGCAAGGTAACTCCTCTATCTTGAATCCGAGGATTTTTGTAATCTTTCTTCTAACAACACTTCTAGTATTAAAGATATTTACCTTCGACTTTAGAGCATTTATCTTCTGACCTGAAATCGATGTATAAGCTTCTAAAACTTTCTTCATGTGAGTGGATTCTGAAATAGAGGACTTACCATACAGAAGAGAATCATCTGCAAATAGTGTGTGAGTCACTGAAATATTAGTTCTTGGGATGTGAACACACTGCCAATTACCCTTTACATTATTAGATATGATTAATCTGCTAAATGCTCCAAccatgataatgaagaggaagGGAGATAAAGGGTCTCCTTGTCTAACTCCTTGGGTAGCTAAAAAGAACCCCGCTAGAACCCCATTAATGATGATCGAAAAGGCTACTCTTGAAATACATGAATTGACCCATTTGCACCATCTTTCTGAGAAACCAAATTTTTGCAATACTTTCAAACGAAAGCTCCAATCTACTTTGTCATGATAGTTCATCATGTCAAGCTTAAGAATAAAGGAAGACAACTGAGATGTATGGATCGAGTGAAGAACTTCATGAGCTACTAATGCCCCTTCGACCATTTCTCTACCAGGGATAAATCCTCCTTGTTCTAGAGAGATACTTTTTTGAATTAGATGTTGAAGTCTTAGATAGATAACCTTAGTAAGAATTTTATAGATTGTATTACATAATGAAATAGGTCTGAATTCTGCAAATGTTCTTGGTTCCTTAACTTTAGGGATGATTGCTATTTTTTTACATTAAACATTTTTAAAACTGAAGTACTCCTTCTTGACTCTTCAAGTGCAACCAACAAATCGAGATTAATAACATCCCAACACTTCTGAAAGAAAAGGGAAGTAAATCCATGAGGTCATGGAGCTTTATCTGGAGCTAATGAGAATGGATTCATGAGATCCTCATTGTCCTGCTGAGAAATAGAATGTGGGATGGCTCCAAGGACATCATGATCATTAATGGTCAAATGGGGTGGGTTTGCAGAGGGTGGAGGAGCTAGGAGGGTTTTGAAAAATTTGACACCTTCTTCTTGAATATCCTTAGCATTTGACAGTAAGTTACCCGTGACAACATCATTAATTGAAAAGATGGAGGCTGCTGCACTCTTTGCTTTTGCTGAAGCATGAAAaaacttggtatttctatctccTTCTTTCAACCAAATCTCTCTATATTTTTGCCTTCAGTAAATTTCTCTCTTTTGCTGAGCTCCTCCCACTTTGATTGTAATTGTTTTTGCCTATCATAAATGAGTGCATCCATCCCATGAAGAATAATGTGCTCATGAACTTTAGTCAACTCATTGGAACTATTTATTTCTCAATGAAAATGTTTGTAAACGTGTGCACATTCCATAGTTTGATTTGGGCTTTCACATGCTGCATTTTATTATAAAACTGATACATTTTAATGCCCCTTTGATAGGGTGCACTTACCCACCATTGGTGCAAAAGAGGGAGAAAGTGCGGGTGTttgaa contains:
- the LOC131045025 gene encoding proline-rich receptor-like protein kinase PERK2, whose protein sequence is MSVPFLSIRVMGTFRYLAPEYASSGKLIDKSDVFSFGVMLPELITGRRPVDTTPFAKDSTVDWIVRALEGDVSLDDLNEEVKPGYSTVYGSYGSIDYDFSQYLFKAFH